Part of the bacterium genome is shown below.
GCTTGGGGATTATTCACATAGTTGTCAACAGATTGTAAACAAAGGCAAGGCACTGATAATCAAACAGTTACGAAAAAATAACAACATTTGCAAAAGGCTTATCAACAATGCAACAAGGGTGTATAAAATATCTATTAACAAGGGGTTATAGAGTGTCATTGAAGGGCAAAGTTATCAACAGGGTTTTCCACAGAAAGGGCCATAAAAAAGAAAAAGAAACCACGGATTGCCTGCCCCGTGATTTCATAGTGAAAAACATATAACGGTGCTCTTTGCTGAGCCAGGATGTAAATATATCAGGTTGCCGAAAAAAAGTCAATAGCGTTTTACGAAAAAGAAAAAATAAACTGTCAGAAAAACACAACAACAAAATATTTTACTTGAAATAAGTCTTCTTTTAGGTTAAAGTTTGAAAAAGGAACCCACCAAATAATTTTTAATTAAAAAATATGTCAGACCAACGCCTTGGTATAAGCCTGGAAGAATTGTCGGGCGCGACCGGCCGGGAGATCACCCCCGGCCAGATCCAACAATTGGAACAATACGCCCGGTTTGTTTTGGACTGGAATCAGAAAATAAATCTGATCTCCCGCCAGAATGCGGAGCAGACAGTGGCCGGCCACATCACCGATTCGCTGGCGGCCCTGCCCCTGCTGGACGAGGCCGCCATTTCCAGCCCGGTTCCGATGACCGTTATGGACCTGGGCTCCGGCGGCGGGTTTCCCGGCTTTCCCCTGAAGATCTGCCGGCCCGGCATCAATTTGACCTGTGTGGAGGCCACCCAGAAGAAAGCGAAATTTTTGGACCTGGCGTCCCAGGAGCTGGCCTTGCAGAACGTAACGGTGGTTCCCCAGCATTCACAGGAGCTGGTCAAGGAGAAGGAATTGCTGAGCAAATACGATGTGGTGCTGTGCCGGGCGGTGGCCGAACTGAAGGAGCTGGTCAAGAGTTCGTTTCCTTTCCTGCGGCCGGGGGGTGTGCTGCTGGCCTTCAAGGCGCAGAAGGCGGAGCAGGAAATAAAGGAAGCGGAAAAAGAGCTGGCCAAACAGCACATGCGAATAAAAACCATCAAAGAATATGTCATTGACGGGAAAACCCGGCAGATAATTGTGCTGGAAAAACAGTAGCCGTGACCAGCAACAAACACACCCATCTGGTCCTCTTTGACATCGACGGAACTCTGGTGCACTGCGGGGCCACGCCCAGAAGGGTTTTCAAGCAGGCCCTGCTGGAGGTCTTCGGTACCGCCGGTCCGATAGACAACTGGATCTTTGACGGCAAGACCGACCCCATGATCGTGCAAGAACTGATGGAGGCCGCCGGGGTTCCCTGTTCTAAGCAAATGACAGAAAGGGCGCTGAATCTTTATTCCTCCGCCCTGCAAATAGAACTGCCCAAAGCGCCGGACAAAAAGATCTATCCCGGGGTGAGGGAGCTGCTGGAGGAGCTGGGCAAGCATCCGGTGCTGTTGGGGCTGCTGACCGGGAATATCAAACCAGGCGCCAAGGCCAAGCTGGAGTCCTTGGATTTGTGGCATCATTTCCCCTTCGGGGCGTTTGCCGACGACTCGTCCGTCCGCAGGGAGCTGGCGGACATAGCGGTGCAGAGGGCCTTTGAGCTTTCGGGGCAGAGATTCACCGCCAAACAGATCGTGATAATTGGCGACACCGAGCACGACATCAACTGCGGCCGGCACTTGGGGGTCAGAACTATTGGGGTGGGAACCGGGAGGAGTTCGGCAGCCAAGCTGTTGGAGCACGGGGCGGACAAGGCTTTTGAGGATTTCAGGGAACATCAAGAGGTAGCCAGGGTAATATTGGAAGCATGAACAACTGCAAAAGAAAAAGCCCCGGGTCGTTCACGACCCGGGGCTTTTCAAGATAGTTCCTTAGAAAATTGCGTAACCAACCATGACGGATATGTTGGAATTTTTCCAATCATACGATGTTCCATCAGCATCGTCCTTTATTATAGTAGAAAAACTGTTGCTATACCGAGCCTCAAAGGAAAGTTTTATGGGCGTGGACACACCGGCACCAACGACAAAACCCAGATCCGAGTCCTTGACATTGTCCATGCTCCCGGTCCAGGTGCTGTCGCCCTCTGCCAATTCATAAGAACTTCCAACTTTGACCGCATAGTATGGGCCGGCCAATATATATGGTTTGATCAGTATCCCGAAAGAATATTTGACCATTACCGGGAGCTCCGCATAATTTATCCTGTATTCACCCACCCACGGGACTCCGGCATTGTCTCCGGAAAGCTTGCAGCCCTTTTGCGAATACAGCACCTCTGGTTGAATCGCAAAGGATGGGAGCAAACTAAGGGTTAGATAGCCGCCGGCCGCCAGGCCGGAACGCGACTCGGCTCCCTGGGCCCAGTCTCCATTCACAGAGGACAGATTCAACCCGCCCTTTATCCCGAAAGAAAGTCCCTGGGCCGAAACCAGAGAACCCAGGCCCAACAAAACAACCAGGACCAGTATTTTTTTCATGGATACAACCCCCTTTATTTTTGTGGTTTACAACCATCATCATAATAAGTTTAGCGGCAAAAGTCAATGGAAAACACAGCCAATATTTACTTAAAATAAAAAAGATATTTTTTGCAGATTTTATAATTATTATGGTATAATAAAAAGCTTGCAACAATGACCTTTAACCCCGGATACGATCATTTACAAATGACAAAAATCATAGCCGTAGCCAACCAAAAAGGCGGGGTGGGAAAGACCACCACCGCCATCAACCTGGCCGCCAGCCTGGCGGTGCTGGAGAAGACAACCCTGCTGGTGGACCTTGATCCCCAGGCCAACGCCACCAGCGGCCTGGGCCAGGATAAATCCCAGGTGGAGCGGGGCATCTACGACGCGCTGATGGAGGGGATCCCGCTGGCCGAGATCATCCTGCCGACCGCCCTGCCCAAGCTGATGCTGGCCCCCTCGCAGATAGACCTGGCCGGGGCCGAGGTGGAGATGGTGGAGCGTCAGGGCCGGGAGTTCCTGCTTAAGCCCCTGGTGGAAGCGGCCGCCGGAAATTTCCAGTACATCATAATTGACTGCCCGCCCAGCCTGGGCCTGCTGACCATCAACGCGCTGACGGCGGCGCACAGCGTGCTGATCCCGCTCCAGGCCGAGTACTACGCGCTGGAGGGGCTGGGCCAGCTGATGAACACTTTTGACCTGGTGAAGGAGGGACTCAACCCGGCGCTGGAACTGGAGGGGATCCTTTTGACCATGTTCGACAGCCGGCTGAACCTGGCCCAGCAGGTGGCCGACGAACTGCACAAGCACTTTCCGGAGAAGGTCTATAAGGCCGTGATCAACCGCAGCGTGCGGCTGGCCGAGGCCCCGTCCCACGGAAAACCGATAATCCTTTACGATGTCAACTCCCAGGGGGCCCAGGGCTATTTGAGCCTGGCCCGGGAGATAGTGAAAGCCGAAAAAACAAGGGAAAACCAGCCACCGCTGCAGCGGGGTGCCGCTGTTGCGGCAAAGGCAGAAAACAAATAAACGGAGTATTCCCGGATGAAAAGCATTAAAGTTCTCGCGGGGTTGCTGGTTTTGATGGCGCCAATGCTTTGGGCACAAGAACAAGAAGACATTATGCTTTCGCCGTTCTGGGAGTTTTATTCGGACAACCATCTTTCCCCGACCGCGGCCGGGCGGGGTTATGCGGGGGTGGCCGAGACAGGGGACCTTACCCTGGCCAACATGAATCCGGCATCAATTGCAGGCAACGGCAACGGATGGGCGGCGGCTACGGTCTATAAAACCAAAATGCCATGGCTAAAAGATGCGGTGGACGGCATCTACCTAACGACCAATGTTCCATCGTTGTTCTTCGGCGGGTGCCGGCAACTGGGCGAAGCCGTGACAGTCGGCCTGGTCTACAGCGATTGTTACAGTTACACCCTGGATTTTGGCGAAGTAGTATATACAGGAACATCCGGAGAAGATTTGGGAACAACAGATGCTTACGACAATATAAACCTCTCTCGAATCTCTTTGCCAATAGCCTTTAGGGCCACCCCGGCCTTTGCGGTCGGCCTTGACTTTGGCGGGAACTGGGTTCACAGAAAAACCAGTGGCTTTATAAATAATACGGTTGATCTTTTTACTCTGGTGCCAAAACTTGGGTTTATAGTGGGTCCGGTCTCAGGTTTTTCTTTTGGATTCTCAGCCACACCTCAGTCCAGCACAAAATACGATTATCAATATGAGTTTTGGGGTATTTCCCATATTGAACACTACACCAACAACTACCCCGGCCGGCTGGCTGCAGGCTTTAAATATCAGGGACTCAACGCCAATTATTATTTTGATCTGAACTACGTTAATACCGGGATAAACGAGAACCAGATAGACAGGCGCGATTTTAACCTGGGGGCAGAACACCGGCGGGGCATCTGGGTTTACCGGGCGGGACTTTTCAGCGTCATGGATTACCGCAATCCGGAGATCGAGTGGCTGAACGAGGTGGGGCACGACAGTCAGTATTTTTTAACCGCCGGAATTGAAAAGACCGACGGCCGGGTCACATATGCCGTCAGCATCATAGATTCCCACCTTCTATCGCCGGGCGATTTTAAAACCACCAAGATACAGGCCGGGCTTAAATATTCCTTCAAAAACAATTAAAGGAGCTCGCCATGGACCCGAAAAAACTTTCGTCCAAACTTTTGATCAAGCCCGGAAAAAAAGTGAACCTGGAAAAGATCAAGCCCGGCGACACTTTGGGGTTCAAGGACAAGGAACAGGCCGTAAAGATGTTGGAGAAGAACCAGAAGCGGATGGCCGAGCTCCAGTACCTGCTGTATGCCCAGAACAAGTACGGCCTGCTGATAGTGCTGCAGGGCATGGATGCCTGCGGCAAGGACGGCACCGTGCGCCAGGTGATGCGGGGGGTGAACCCCCAGGGCTGCAAGATCGTCTCCTACAAGGCCCCCAACTCGGTGGAGCTGGACCACGACTACCTGTGGCGCATCCATCATAACGTGCCGCCCAAGGGGGATATCGGCATCTTCAACCGCTCGCACTACGAGGACGTGCTGATAGTAAGGGTCCACAACCTGGTTCCCAAGGAGGTCTGGTCGGAACGCTACGGCCAGATCAACGATTTTGAAAAAATGCTGGCAGGCAACAACTACGTGGTGCTGAAATTCTTTTTGCACATCAGCAAGCAGGAACAGAAGGAGCGGCTGGAGGCCCGGCTGCAGGATCCCACCAAGAATTGGAAGATGAACCCCGAGGACCTTAAGGAACGGGCCAAGTGGAACGATTACCAGAAGGCTTACGAGGCGGCCCTCTCCAACTGCAGCACCAAGCAGGCCCCCTGGTTCGTGATCCCGGCCGACAAGAAATGGTTCCGCAACCTGGCCATCTCCCAGATCATCGTGGAATCGCTGGAAGGGCTGAACATGAAGTTCCCCAAGCCGGATTTTGACCCCAAGAAAATAGTGGTAAAATAACCTATCCCCCGTCCCCTTCCCTCGAGGGAAGGGGAGTCAAAGGGGTTGGGTTAAAAGATAAACGAACGGAGACCGCATGCCTGCACCCAAACGCGGGCTGGGCAAGGGGCTTTCGGCCCTGATCCCGGCCAAACCGGCAAAAACATTTCCCGCCAGCCATCCCGAAGGACTGGAGCGGTTCCTCAAGGTCGGCGACATCAAGCCCAACCGCTTTCAGCCCCGCCGCAGCATCAAGGACGAATCGCTGGCGGAGCTGGCCGAGTCCATCCGGGAGAAGGGCGTGATCGAGCCGGTGATAGTCCGGCGGAGCGGGACCGGCTACGAGCTGATCGCCGGCGAGCGCCGCTTCAGGGCGGTGCAAAAGCTGGGGCTACCCGAGATCCCGGCCATCGTCCGCCAGGCCACCGACCAGGAGGCTTTGGAGCTGGCGCTGATAGAGAACATCCAGCGCGAGAACCTGAATCCGGTGGACGAGGCCAAGGGCTACGAACGGCTGCAGAAGGAATTCACCCTGACCCAGGAGGCTTTGGCCAAAAAGGTCGGCAAGGAGCGTTCCAC
Proteins encoded:
- a CDS encoding ParB/RepB/Spo0J family partition protein — translated: MPAPKRGLGKGLSALIPAKPAKTFPASHPEGLERFLKVGDIKPNRFQPRRSIKDESLAELAESIREKGVIEPVIVRRSGTGYELIAGERRFRAVQKLGLPEIPAIVRQATDQEALELALIENIQRENLNPVDEAKGYERLQKEFTLTQEALAKKVGKERSTVANSLRLLTLPAEVQKMLEEEKLSAGHARAILTAVGAARQSALAREIIAKGLSVREAEAKARGELGKQTPGPVPAKNKNLDQHLSNIQNEMQRALGTKVRLVPKGKAKGKIEIEYYSAEDFERIMERLKIKV
- the rsmG gene encoding 16S rRNA (guanine(527)-N(7))-methyltransferase RsmG; the encoded protein is MSDQRLGISLEELSGATGREITPGQIQQLEQYARFVLDWNQKINLISRQNAEQTVAGHITDSLAALPLLDEAAISSPVPMTVMDLGSGGGFPGFPLKICRPGINLTCVEATQKKAKFLDLASQELALQNVTVVPQHSQELVKEKELLSKYDVVLCRAVAELKELVKSSFPFLRPGGVLLAFKAQKAEQEIKEAEKELAKQHMRIKTIKEYVIDGKTRQIIVLEKQ
- a CDS encoding HAD hydrolase-like protein, whose protein sequence is MTSNKHTHLVLFDIDGTLVHCGATPRRVFKQALLEVFGTAGPIDNWIFDGKTDPMIVQELMEAAGVPCSKQMTERALNLYSSALQIELPKAPDKKIYPGVRELLEELGKHPVLLGLLTGNIKPGAKAKLESLDLWHHFPFGAFADDSSVRRELADIAVQRAFELSGQRFTAKQIVIIGDTEHDINCGRHLGVRTIGVGTGRSSAAKLLEHGADKAFEDFREHQEVARVILEA
- a CDS encoding porin family protein, coding for MKKILVLVVLLGLGSLVSAQGLSFGIKGGLNLSSVNGDWAQGAESRSGLAAGGYLTLSLLPSFAIQPEVLYSQKGCKLSGDNAGVPWVGEYRINYAELPVMVKYSFGILIKPYILAGPYYAVKVGSSYELAEGDSTWTGSMDNVKDSDLGFVVGAGVSTPIKLSFEARYSNSFSTIIKDDADGTSYDWKNSNISVMVGYAIF
- a CDS encoding AAA family ATPase, with protein sequence MTKIIAVANQKGGVGKTTTAINLAASLAVLEKTTLLVDLDPQANATSGLGQDKSQVERGIYDALMEGIPLAEIILPTALPKLMLAPSQIDLAGAEVEMVERQGREFLLKPLVEAAAGNFQYIIIDCPPSLGLLTINALTAAHSVLIPLQAEYYALEGLGQLMNTFDLVKEGLNPALELEGILLTMFDSRLNLAQQVADELHKHFPEKVYKAVINRSVRLAEAPSHGKPIILYDVNSQGAQGYLSLAREIVKAEKTRENQPPLQRGAAVAAKAENK
- a CDS encoding polyphosphate kinase 2 family protein encodes the protein MDPKKLSSKLLIKPGKKVNLEKIKPGDTLGFKDKEQAVKMLEKNQKRMAELQYLLYAQNKYGLLIVLQGMDACGKDGTVRQVMRGVNPQGCKIVSYKAPNSVELDHDYLWRIHHNVPPKGDIGIFNRSHYEDVLIVRVHNLVPKEVWSERYGQINDFEKMLAGNNYVVLKFFLHISKQEQKERLEARLQDPTKNWKMNPEDLKERAKWNDYQKAYEAALSNCSTKQAPWFVIPADKKWFRNLAISQIIVESLEGLNMKFPKPDFDPKKIVVK